A genomic segment from Canis aureus isolate CA01 chromosome 4, VMU_Caureus_v.1.0, whole genome shotgun sequence encodes:
- the GPRIN2 gene encoding G protein-regulated inducer of neurite outgrowth 2 isoform X1: MVLGGRSSGAGAGLGLSPATMSTRPQHLSLSSSSLLGDGGGRTPELRKSASSTVWQAQPGEVSGGPHVPEEEEHHVDSAPQPPAPSPWVRAMGHWRSSTVGNVSTVGRGDPCRLRTAGATATQRSHSDLVRSPQARGHGAARKGSLSCSALGASPVHAAELQLGGAPAGLEGGPASKEGPAGSAGMLAGSGARLAGTAPRSGSPQAGPAATAQPAATSCHALSPAAGAGGCCPALPAPGVPAFPKLVASVSESGLQAQRGGMCQCRFPRGPPGLSRCCAHPWGPAACAMGPAARTKDVWTMTSASDLGSVSASCPSAQDAGVQAAPLAVCKAVATSPALEAPGALPTFPEVTPGSGLEEAPSPVRDVRWDAEGMTWEVYGAALDPEVLGVAIQKHLEMQFEHLQRAPAREDSLGGGRRGPLRAVMQSLRRPSCCGCSSAAPE, encoded by the exons ATGGTCCTCGGAGGAAGAAGCTCTGGGGCTGGTGCGGGCCTGGGCCTCTCTCCG GCCACCATGAGCACCCGCCCACAGCACCTGTCGCTTAGCTCGTCCAGCCTGCTGGGGGACGGCGGGGGTCGCACCCCCGAGCTCCGCAAGAGCGCCAGCAGCACTGTGTGGCAGGCCCAGCCTGGCGAGGTGAGCGGCGGGCCGCACGTCCCCGAGGAAGAGGAGCACCACGTGGACAGCGCACcgcagcccccggcccccagcccctgggtccGAGCCATGGGCCACTGGCGGAGCAGTACTGTGGGCAACGTGTCAACCGTGGGCCGTGGTGACCCGTGTCGCCTGAGGACCGCCGGGGCCACCGCCACGCAGAGGAGCCACTCGGACCTGGTGCGGAGCCCTCAGGCCCGGGGCCACGGTGCCGCGCGGAAGGGCAGTCTCAGCTGCTCGGCCCTGGGCGCCTCGCCCGTCCACGCGGCTGAGCTGCAGCTGGGCGGTGCCCCCGCGGGCCTGGAGGGGGGCCCGGCTTCCAAGGAAGGGCCGGCGGGCTCAGCCGGGATGCTGGCGGGGAGTGGGGCGCGGCTGGCAGGGACGGCCCCCCGGAGCGGCAGCCCCCAGGCCGGGCCCGCGGCCACTGCACAGCCAGCCGCCACCTCCTGCCACGCCCTGTCCCCGGCAGCAGGGGCTGGCGGTTGCTGTCCTGCCCTGCCCGCCCCGGGGGTCCCGGCCTTTCCCAAACTGGTGGCGTCTGTGAGTGAGTCTGGGCTGCAGGCTCAGCGGGGGGGGATGTGCCAGTGCAGGTTCCCCAGGGGGCCCCCCGGGCTCTCCCGCTGCTGTGCCCACCCTTGGGGTCCCGCCGCGTGCGCCATGGGGCCTGCTGCCAGGACCAAGGACGTGTGGACCATGACTTCGGCCAGTGACTTGGGCTCCGTGTCGGCTTCCTGTCCGTCAGCCCAGGATGCGGGCGTGCAGGCAGCGCCCCTGGCAGTGTGCAAGGCTGTGGCCACCAGCCCGGCCCTGGAAGCCCCCGGGGCCCTGCCCACGTTCCCAGAGGTAACTCCGGGGTCCGGCCTGGAGGAGGCCCCCTCCCCTGTGCGGGATGTGCGGTGGGATGCCGAGGGCATGACCTGGGAGGTGTACGGAGCCGCCCTGGACCCCGAGGTGTTGGGCGTGGCCATCCAGAAGCACCTGGAGATGCAGTTTGAGCATTTGCAGCGGGCGCCCGCCAGGGAGGACAGCCTTGGGGGGGGCCGGAGGGGCCCGCTTCGAGCCGTCATGCAGTCCCTGCGGCGCCCTAGCTGCTGCGGCTGCTCCAGCGCCGCCCCCGAGTGA
- the GPRIN2 gene encoding G protein-regulated inducer of neurite outgrowth 2 isoform X2, producing MSTRPQHLSLSSSSLLGDGGGRTPELRKSASSTVWQAQPGEVSGGPHVPEEEEHHVDSAPQPPAPSPWVRAMGHWRSSTVGNVSTVGRGDPCRLRTAGATATQRSHSDLVRSPQARGHGAARKGSLSCSALGASPVHAAELQLGGAPAGLEGGPASKEGPAGSAGMLAGSGARLAGTAPRSGSPQAGPAATAQPAATSCHALSPAAGAGGCCPALPAPGVPAFPKLVASVSESGLQAQRGGMCQCRFPRGPPGLSRCCAHPWGPAACAMGPAARTKDVWTMTSASDLGSVSASCPSAQDAGVQAAPLAVCKAVATSPALEAPGALPTFPEVTPGSGLEEAPSPVRDVRWDAEGMTWEVYGAALDPEVLGVAIQKHLEMQFEHLQRAPAREDSLGGGRRGPLRAVMQSLRRPSCCGCSSAAPE from the coding sequence ATGAGCACCCGCCCACAGCACCTGTCGCTTAGCTCGTCCAGCCTGCTGGGGGACGGCGGGGGTCGCACCCCCGAGCTCCGCAAGAGCGCCAGCAGCACTGTGTGGCAGGCCCAGCCTGGCGAGGTGAGCGGCGGGCCGCACGTCCCCGAGGAAGAGGAGCACCACGTGGACAGCGCACcgcagcccccggcccccagcccctgggtccGAGCCATGGGCCACTGGCGGAGCAGTACTGTGGGCAACGTGTCAACCGTGGGCCGTGGTGACCCGTGTCGCCTGAGGACCGCCGGGGCCACCGCCACGCAGAGGAGCCACTCGGACCTGGTGCGGAGCCCTCAGGCCCGGGGCCACGGTGCCGCGCGGAAGGGCAGTCTCAGCTGCTCGGCCCTGGGCGCCTCGCCCGTCCACGCGGCTGAGCTGCAGCTGGGCGGTGCCCCCGCGGGCCTGGAGGGGGGCCCGGCTTCCAAGGAAGGGCCGGCGGGCTCAGCCGGGATGCTGGCGGGGAGTGGGGCGCGGCTGGCAGGGACGGCCCCCCGGAGCGGCAGCCCCCAGGCCGGGCCCGCGGCCACTGCACAGCCAGCCGCCACCTCCTGCCACGCCCTGTCCCCGGCAGCAGGGGCTGGCGGTTGCTGTCCTGCCCTGCCCGCCCCGGGGGTCCCGGCCTTTCCCAAACTGGTGGCGTCTGTGAGTGAGTCTGGGCTGCAGGCTCAGCGGGGGGGGATGTGCCAGTGCAGGTTCCCCAGGGGGCCCCCCGGGCTCTCCCGCTGCTGTGCCCACCCTTGGGGTCCCGCCGCGTGCGCCATGGGGCCTGCTGCCAGGACCAAGGACGTGTGGACCATGACTTCGGCCAGTGACTTGGGCTCCGTGTCGGCTTCCTGTCCGTCAGCCCAGGATGCGGGCGTGCAGGCAGCGCCCCTGGCAGTGTGCAAGGCTGTGGCCACCAGCCCGGCCCTGGAAGCCCCCGGGGCCCTGCCCACGTTCCCAGAGGTAACTCCGGGGTCCGGCCTGGAGGAGGCCCCCTCCCCTGTGCGGGATGTGCGGTGGGATGCCGAGGGCATGACCTGGGAGGTGTACGGAGCCGCCCTGGACCCCGAGGTGTTGGGCGTGGCCATCCAGAAGCACCTGGAGATGCAGTTTGAGCATTTGCAGCGGGCGCCCGCCAGGGAGGACAGCCTTGGGGGGGGCCGGAGGGGCCCGCTTCGAGCCGTCATGCAGTCCCTGCGGCGCCCTAGCTGCTGCGGCTGCTCCAGCGCCGCCCCCGAGTGA